One region of Manis pentadactyla isolate mManPen7 chromosome 9, mManPen7.hap1, whole genome shotgun sequence genomic DNA includes:
- the LOC118912134 gene encoding olfactory receptor 51G2: MTLGSLVNSSSASSTFLLSGIPGLEHMHTWLSIPLCFMYLASILGNCTILFIIKTEPSLHEPMYLFLSMLALTDLGLSLCTLPTVLGIFWVGTRDISHDACFAQLFFIHCLSFLESSVLLSMAFDRFVAICRPLHYASILTTTVIGRIGLASLGRSIALIFPLPFMLKRFHYCGSPVLSHSYCLHQEVMKLACADIKANSLYGMFVIVSTVGIDSLLILFSYALILRTVLSIASRAERLKALNTCVSHICAVLLFYTPMIGLSVIHRFGKQAPHLVQVIMGFVYLLFPPLMNPIIYSMKTKQIRDRVTHAFCY; encoded by the coding sequence ATGACACTGGGGTCCCTGGTAAACAGCAGCAGTGCTTCATCCACCTTTCTGCTGAGTGGCATCCCTGGGCTGGAGCACATGCATACCTGGCTGTCCATCCCATTGTGCTTCATGTACCTGGCTTCCATCCTGGGCAACTGCACAATCCTTTTCATCATTAAAACAGAGCCCTCACTCCATGAGCCTATGTACCTCTTCCTGTCCATGTTGGCTCTGACCGACCTGGGTCTGTCCCTTTGTACCCTCCCTACAGTGCTGGGCATCTTTTGGGTTGGGACACGTGATATTAGTCATGATGCCTGCTTTGCCCAGCTCTTTTTCATTCATTGCTTGTCCTTCCTGGAGTCCTCTGTGCTACTGTCCATGGCCTTTGACCGCTTTGTGGCCATTTGTCGTCCTTTGCATTATGCTTCCATTCTCACCACCACAGTCATTGGCAGGATTGGCCTGGCATCCCTAGGCCGGAGCATAGCACTCATTTTCCCATTGCCTTTTATGCTGAAAAGATTCCATTATTGTGGTTCCCCAGTCCTCTCACATTCCTATTGTCTCCATCAGGAAGTGATGAAATTGGCCTGTGCAGACATAAAAGCCAACAGCCTGTATGGCATGTTTGTAATTGTTTCCACAGTGGGTATAGACTCACTGCTCATTCTCTTCTCCTATGCCCTGATCCTACGAACTGTGCTGTCCATTGCCTCCCGGGCTGAGAGACTCAAAGCTCTTAACACCTGTGTTTCCCACATCTGTGCTGTGCTCCTCTTCTATACACCCATGATTGGTTTGTCTGTCATCCACCGCTTTGGGAAGCAGGCACCTCATTTGGTTCAAGTGATCATGGGCTTTGTGTATCTTTTATTCCCTCCCCTGATGAATCCCATCATCTACAGCATGAAGACCAAACAGATACGAGATCGTGTGACCCACGCCTTTTGTTACTAG